From one Pseudomonas fluorescens genomic stretch:
- a CDS encoding flavin reductase family protein — protein MIEPGIYKDVMGSFPSGVTVVTTLDADGAIVGITASAFSALSIDPALVLFCPNYASDTYPILRDSKQFAIHLLAAGQTAEAYAFAGKGKDKAKGIDWHLSELGNPLLRNATAIIECELWREYDGGDHAIIVGAVKHLILPEQPATPMIYHKGKLGALPPLA, from the coding sequence ATGATCGAACCCGGCATTTACAAAGACGTGATGGGCTCCTTCCCGTCCGGCGTCACGGTGGTCACCACCCTGGACGCCGACGGCGCCATCGTCGGCATCACCGCCAGTGCCTTCAGTGCACTGTCGATCGACCCGGCGCTGGTGCTGTTCTGTCCCAATTACGCCTCCGACACCTACCCGATCCTGCGCGACAGCAAGCAGTTCGCCATTCACCTGCTGGCCGCCGGGCAAACCGCCGAAGCCTATGCCTTTGCCGGCAAGGGCAAAGACAAGGCCAAGGGTATCGACTGGCACCTGAGCGAGCTGGGCAACCCGCTGCTGCGCAACGCTACGGCGATCATCGAGTGCGAGTTGTGGCGCGAGTACGACGGTGGCGACCACGCCATCATCGTTGGCGCGGTCAAGCACCTGATCCTGCCCGAGCAACCGGCAACACCGATGATCTACCACAAAGGCAAGCTCGGCGCCCTGCCGCCGCTGGCCTGA
- a CDS encoding carboxymuconolactone decarboxylase family protein, whose protein sequence is MNNEKYEKGLQIRTQVLGQDYVNQSIKNADDFNRPLQELVTEYCWGHVWGRDGLSLKERSMINLAMISALNRPHELKLHIRGALRNGLSREQIREILLQVGIYCGVPAAVDSFRLAREAFAEADSEPTR, encoded by the coding sequence ATGAACAACGAGAAGTACGAAAAAGGCCTGCAGATCCGCACCCAGGTGCTGGGCCAGGACTACGTCAACCAATCGATCAAGAACGCCGACGACTTCAACAGGCCCTTGCAGGAGCTGGTCACCGAGTACTGCTGGGGGCATGTCTGGGGCCGCGACGGCTTGTCGCTCAAGGAACGCAGCATGATCAACCTGGCGATGATTTCCGCGCTCAATCGCCCTCACGAACTCAAGCTGCATATACGTGGCGCCTTGCGTAACGGTCTGAGTCGTGAGCAAATACGCGAAATCCTGCTTCAAGTCGGTATCTATTGCGGTGTGCCCGCAGCCGTGGACAGTTTCCGGCTGGCCCGCGAAGCCTTCGCCGAGGCCGACTCGGAGCCCACCCGATAA
- a CDS encoding GntR family transcriptional regulator produces MKRQPLDDSFKVNRNPVTLREIVLDKLRGAIMSFQLLPGDRLVERDLCDRLGVSRTSVREALRHLESEGLVEFADAKGPRVAIITLEDARDIYELRCVLEGLIVQLFTLNAKAKDIRALEKALEVNRKSLEEGELQQVIDSVQGFYDVLLEGSGNHVAATQLRQLQARISYLRATSVSQENRRGASNQEMEKIVAAIKTGDPLAAHQASVDHVRAAAKVALDYLRLKQNDNSKVRDIAAPIALKEPRIGR; encoded by the coding sequence ATGAAACGCCAGCCTCTCGACGACAGCTTCAAGGTCAACCGCAACCCCGTCACCCTGCGTGAAATCGTCCTCGACAAACTGCGCGGGGCGATCATGAGCTTCCAGCTGCTGCCGGGCGATCGCCTGGTCGAGCGCGACCTCTGCGACCGCCTCGGCGTCAGCCGTACCTCGGTACGCGAAGCCCTGCGCCACCTGGAGTCCGAAGGCCTGGTGGAGTTCGCCGATGCCAAGGGCCCGCGCGTCGCGATCATCACCCTCGAAGACGCCCGCGACATCTACGAGCTGCGTTGCGTGCTCGAAGGCCTGATCGTCCAGCTGTTCACCTTGAACGCCAAGGCCAAGGATATCCGCGCCCTGGAAAAAGCTCTGGAAGTGAACCGCAAATCCCTCGAAGAAGGCGAACTGCAACAGGTGATCGATTCGGTGCAGGGCTTCTACGACGTGCTGCTCGAAGGCTCGGGCAACCACGTGGCCGCGACCCAGCTGCGCCAGTTGCAGGCGCGCATCAGCTACCTTCGCGCGACCTCGGTGTCCCAGGAAAACCGCCGCGGCGCCAGCAACCAGGAAATGGAAAAGATCGTCGCGGCGATCAAGACCGGTGACCCGCTGGCCGCTCACCAGGCCTCGGTCGATCACGTACGCGCCGCCGCCAAAGTGGCGCTGGACTACCTGCGCCTGAAACAGAACGACAACAGCAAGGTGCGCGACATCGCCGCGCCCATTGCCCTCAAAGAACCCCGCATAGGCCGCTGA
- a CDS encoding NUDIX hydrolase produces MPAVPRYCPHCTAELHQGRPSGDTHERLLCSACGYVHYVNPKIIAGCIIEQDGKYLLCQRAIPPRPGTWTLPAGFMESGETTEQAALREVWEESGVRGEIISPYSIFSVPTISEVYIIFRAIALEITGQYGPETLDYRFFAPEDIPWDEIYYPAIRQILERYIEERQAGVYGIYMGNDDTGKVHFIR; encoded by the coding sequence ATGCCCGCCGTCCCGCGTTACTGCCCGCATTGCACTGCCGAGCTGCACCAGGGACGGCCCAGCGGCGACACCCACGAGCGCTTGCTGTGCAGCGCCTGTGGCTATGTTCACTACGTGAACCCGAAGATCATCGCCGGCTGCATCATCGAGCAGGACGGCAAGTACCTGCTGTGCCAGCGGGCGATCCCGCCGCGCCCGGGCACCTGGACGTTGCCGGCAGGCTTCATGGAAAGCGGCGAGACCACTGAACAGGCGGCGCTGCGTGAGGTCTGGGAAGAAAGCGGTGTGCGCGGCGAGATCATCTCGCCCTACTCGATCTTCAGCGTGCCGACCATCAGCGAGGTGTACATCATCTTTCGCGCCATCGCCCTGGAGATTACCGGCCAGTATGGGCCCGAGACCCTCGACTATCGCTTCTTCGCCCCCGAAGACATCCCCTGGGACGAGATCTACTACCCGGCGATCCGGCAGATTCTCGAGCGTTACATCGAAGAGCGCCAGGCCGGGGTGTACGGGATCTACATGGGCAACGATGACACCGGCAAGGTGCACTTCATCCGTTAA
- a CDS encoding GntR family transcriptional regulator has protein sequence MTVPRLNAPDLGNTPSTSEIITRHLRDAIIAGHFAEDEPIRQDDIARQFNVSKIPVREALKRLEAEGLVMFQRNRGAMVTRMSESELAQMFEVRMLLEDKALRLAIPNMTEATFARAERICQEFVGENDVGRWAELNWELHACLYEPAQRPFLVNMIRSVNDKLERYLRMQMSLSAGKDRADHEHRDILDACRAKDVELAVRLLDEHIAGVCKTLFEHLPPTK, from the coding sequence GTGACCGTACCCCGCCTCAATGCCCCGGACCTGGGCAACACGCCTTCGACTTCGGAAATCATCACCCGTCACCTGCGCGATGCGATCATTGCCGGGCACTTCGCCGAAGACGAACCGATCCGCCAGGACGATATCGCCCGCCAGTTCAACGTCAGCAAGATCCCCGTGCGCGAGGCGCTCAAGCGCCTGGAGGCCGAAGGCCTGGTGATGTTCCAGCGCAATCGCGGGGCGATGGTCACGCGCATGTCCGAATCAGAGCTGGCGCAGATGTTCGAAGTGCGCATGCTGCTCGAAGACAAGGCCCTGCGCCTGGCCATCCCGAACATGACCGAAGCGACCTTCGCCCGCGCCGAACGCATCTGCCAGGAGTTCGTCGGCGAGAACGACGTCGGCCGTTGGGCCGAGCTTAACTGGGAGTTGCACGCCTGCCTGTACGAACCGGCGCAGCGACCCTTCCTGGTCAATATGATCCGCTCGGTGAACGACAAGCTGGAGCGCTACCTGCGCATGCAGATGAGCCTGTCGGCAGGTAAGGATCGCGCCGATCACGAACACCGCGACATCCTCGACGCCTGCCGGGCCAAGGATGTCGAGCTGGCGGTCAGGCTGCTCGACGAACACATCGCCGGCGTCTGCAAGACCCTCTTCGAGCACCTGCCTCCCACCAAATAA
- a CDS encoding 4-hydroxyproline epimerase encodes MKRITVIDSHTGGEPTRLVTDGFPELGNGSMAQRRQRLAEEHDQWRTACMLEPRGSDVLVGALLCQPVDPSACAGVIFFNNSGYLGMCGHGTIGLVVSLAHLGRIGPGVHRIETPVGTVQATLHEDHSVSVRNVPAYRYRKDLALDVQGLGRVVGDVAWGGNWFFLIADHGQQVAGDNIEALTAYTYAVQQALEDQGIRGEDGGLIDHIELFADDPDADSRNFVLCPGKAYDRSPCGTGTSAKLACLAADGKLQPGQHWRQASVIGSTFEGSFEADGERIIPTIRGRAHISAEATLILQEDDPFAWGIRP; translated from the coding sequence ATGAAACGCATTACCGTGATCGACTCGCATACCGGCGGCGAACCGACCCGCCTGGTCACCGACGGCTTCCCTGAACTGGGCAACGGCAGCATGGCTCAGCGCCGCCAGCGCCTTGCCGAGGAGCACGATCAATGGCGCACGGCCTGCATGCTGGAGCCGCGCGGCAGCGATGTACTGGTCGGCGCGCTGCTGTGCCAACCGGTGGACCCGAGCGCCTGCGCCGGGGTGATCTTCTTCAACAACAGCGGTTACCTGGGCATGTGCGGCCACGGCACCATTGGCCTGGTGGTGTCGCTGGCCCACCTTGGGCGGATCGGGCCGGGCGTGCACCGCATCGAAACCCCGGTCGGCACCGTGCAGGCGACCCTGCACGAGGATCACTCGGTCAGTGTGCGCAACGTGCCGGCCTACCGTTACCGCAAGGACCTGGCGCTGGACGTGCAGGGCTTAGGCCGGGTGGTGGGCGATGTGGCCTGGGGCGGCAACTGGTTCTTTTTGATCGCCGACCACGGCCAGCAGGTCGCCGGTGACAACATCGAGGCGCTGACCGCCTACACCTACGCCGTGCAGCAAGCCTTGGAGGATCAGGGCATCCGTGGCGAGGACGGTGGCCTGATCGACCATATCGAACTGTTCGCCGACGACCCCGACGCCGACAGCCGCAACTTCGTGCTCTGTCCCGGCAAGGCCTACGACCGCTCGCCCTGCGGCACCGGCACCAGCGCCAAGCTCGCCTGCCTTGCCGCCGACGGCAAGCTGCAGCCGGGTCAGCACTGGCGCCAGGCCAGCGTGATCGGCAGCACCTTCGAGGGCTCGTTCGAAGCCGACGGCGAGCGGATCATCCCGACCATTCGCGGCCGTGCGCACATCAGCGCCGAAGCCACGCTCATTCTGCAGGAAGACGACCCGTTCGCCTGGGGCATTCGCCCGTGA
- a CDS encoding NAD(P)/FAD-dependent oxidoreductase yields MSGAAVADVIVIGAGIIGAACAQALAARGLRVLVLDAGLHGATAAGMGHLLVLDDNPAELALSQYSLQRWRELAPQLPEACAYRSNGTLWLAANGEEMAVAEHKFNLLQAQGVTCELVAGRALRQREPALREGLEGGLLINGDGILYAPATAGWMLQSPGIEQRRARVSAVQGKRVRLDNGQWLSAEAVVLANGIQAVDLCPELPIEPKKGHLLITDRYPGTVTHTLVELGYVTSAHTASGPSTACNIQPRPTGQLFIGASRQFGTTDPAVEGWMLARMLKRATEYMPDLANLNGIRAWTGFRAASPDGLPLVGRHPQQDGLWLAVGHEGLGVTTAPATADLLSAQLFDETPPLAAIPYLPDRFLGALAHA; encoded by the coding sequence GTGAGCGGCGCTGCCGTGGCCGATGTAATCGTGATCGGTGCCGGTATCATCGGCGCGGCCTGCGCCCAGGCGCTGGCCGCCCGTGGCTTGCGTGTATTGGTGCTGGACGCCGGGCTGCATGGCGCCACCGCCGCCGGCATGGGCCACCTGCTGGTGCTCGACGACAACCCTGCGGAACTGGCACTGAGCCAATATTCGCTGCAACGCTGGCGCGAACTGGCGCCGCAATTGCCAGAGGCCTGCGCCTACCGCAGCAACGGCACGCTGTGGCTGGCGGCCAACGGCGAAGAAATGGCCGTGGCCGAACACAAATTCAACCTACTGCAAGCACAGGGTGTGACCTGCGAGCTGGTCGCCGGACGCGCCTTGCGCCAGCGCGAACCGGCCCTGCGCGAGGGGCTCGAAGGCGGCTTGCTGATCAACGGCGACGGCATCCTCTACGCCCCGGCCACTGCCGGCTGGATGCTGCAATCGCCAGGGATCGAGCAGCGTCGGGCGCGGGTCAGCGCAGTGCAAGGCAAGCGCGTGCGGCTGGACAATGGCCAGTGGCTGAGCGCCGAAGCCGTGGTGCTGGCCAACGGCATCCAGGCCGTTGACCTGTGCCCGGAGCTGCCCATCGAGCCGAAGAAAGGCCACCTGCTGATCACCGACCGCTACCCCGGCACCGTCACCCACACCCTGGTAGAGCTGGGCTACGTGACCAGCGCGCACACTGCCAGTGGCCCGTCCACCGCCTGCAACATCCAGCCGCGCCCGACCGGTCAGCTGTTCATCGGCGCCTCGCGCCAGTTCGGCACCACCGACCCAGCCGTGGAAGGCTGGATGCTCGCGCGCATGCTCAAGCGCGCGACCGAGTACATGCCGGACCTGGCCAACCTCAACGGCATCCGCGCCTGGACCGGCTTTCGCGCCGCCAGCCCCGACGGCCTGCCGCTGGTGGGCCGCCATCCGCAGCAGGACGGCCTGTGGCTGGCGGTCGGCCACGAAGGGTTGGGGGTCACCACCGCGCCGGCAACTGCCGACCTCTTGAGCGCCCAACTGTTCGACGAAACGCCGCCGCTGGCGGCCATCCCCTACCTGCCAGATCGCTTCCTCGGAGCACTCGCCCATGCCTGA
- a CDS encoding (2Fe-2S)-binding protein has protein sequence MPDLTLDGRPLHVADGTSVAAALALGGDGCARTSVSGHRRAPLCGMGICQECRVTIDGRRRLACQTQCRDGMQVETHA, from the coding sequence ATGCCTGACCTGACCCTCGATGGCCGCCCGCTGCACGTGGCCGACGGCACCAGTGTGGCCGCCGCCCTGGCCCTGGGTGGCGATGGCTGCGCGCGCACCTCGGTCAGCGGCCACCGCCGTGCACCGCTGTGCGGCATGGGCATTTGCCAGGAATGCCGGGTGACCATCGACGGCCGTCGACGCCTGGCCTGCCAGACCCAGTGCCGCGACGGCATGCAGGTGGAGACCCACGCATGA
- a CDS encoding NAD(P)/FAD-dependent oxidoreductase → MNEQTNLLIIGAGPAGLAAALAAAPRAARIVLLDDNPLPGGQIWRDGPQAKVPAQARRLREQVLACTNVHWHSGTRVIANPGPNTLLVENAERGWQIHYERLILCTGARELLLPFPGWTLSGVSGAGGLQALIKGGMPVRDERIVIAGSGPLLLASAATAREHGARVLRIAEQASRAAVAGFAAQLPRWPHKLLQSIGLFDRQYRTASHVLAALGTDRLEGVRLRQQGQVVEIACDRLACGFGLIPNIQLGQALGCAVQQQAITVDAWQATSQPGVYAAGECTGFGGSERALVEGAIAGNAATGNSQAAQRLWRRRARWHAFARALHNAFALDPALKSLAAADTLVCRCEDVPYAALTGHSDWRQAKLASRCGMGACQGRVCGAATQYLFGWQPSAPRPPFSPARIDTLLCLEQTSDA, encoded by the coding sequence ATGAACGAACAGACCAACCTGCTGATCATTGGCGCCGGCCCCGCCGGGCTGGCTGCGGCACTGGCCGCTGCGCCCCGGGCCGCGCGCATCGTGCTGCTCGACGACAACCCGTTGCCGGGCGGGCAGATCTGGCGCGACGGGCCCCAGGCCAAGGTGCCCGCCCAGGCGCGCCGGCTGCGCGAGCAGGTGCTGGCCTGCACCAATGTGCACTGGCACAGCGGCACACGGGTGATCGCCAACCCCGGCCCGAATACCTTGCTGGTGGAGAACGCCGAGCGCGGCTGGCAGATCCACTACGAGCGCTTGATCCTCTGTACCGGCGCCCGCGAGCTGCTGCTGCCGTTCCCCGGCTGGACGCTGTCTGGGGTGAGCGGTGCCGGTGGCTTGCAGGCGCTGATCAAGGGCGGCATGCCGGTGCGCGATGAGCGCATCGTCATCGCCGGCAGCGGCCCTTTGCTGCTGGCCAGCGCTGCCACCGCCAGAGAACACGGCGCCCGGGTCCTGCGCATTGCTGAACAAGCTTCGCGCGCGGCCGTCGCAGGCTTTGCCGCGCAGTTGCCGCGCTGGCCGCACAAGCTGCTGCAATCGATCGGTCTGTTCGACCGCCAGTACCGCACCGCCAGCCATGTCCTGGCCGCACTGGGCACTGACCGGCTCGAAGGCGTGCGCCTGCGTCAGCAGGGCCAGGTGGTGGAAATTGCCTGCGATCGACTGGCCTGCGGCTTCGGCCTGATCCCCAACATCCAGCTGGGCCAGGCCCTGGGCTGCGCCGTGCAGCAGCAGGCGATTACCGTGGACGCCTGGCAGGCGACCTCGCAGCCCGGCGTCTACGCGGCAGGCGAATGCACAGGTTTTGGCGGCAGCGAGCGGGCCTTGGTCGAAGGTGCTATTGCCGGAAATGCTGCGACCGGCAACAGCCAGGCGGCGCAGCGGCTGTGGCGCCGGCGCGCCCGCTGGCACGCGTTTGCCAGGGCGCTGCATAACGCCTTCGCCCTGGACCCTGCGCTAAAATCGCTGGCCGCTGCCGACACCCTGGTGTGCCGCTGCGAAGACGTCCCCTATGCCGCCCTCACCGGGCATAGCGACTGGCGCCAGGCCAAGCTCGCCAGCCGTTGCGGCATGGGCGCCTGCCAGGGCCGGGTGTGCGGCGCGGCCACGCAGTACCTGTTCGGCTGGCAACCCTCGGCGCCACGCCCGCCGTTCAGCCCGGCGCGCATCGACACCCTGCTGTGCCTTGAGCAAACCAGCGACGCTTGA
- a CDS encoding AraC family transcriptional regulator codes for MHATLNHFAPCDLPTLLSNLQPIAPLLDTLNDVVFFIKDRQARYAFVNQTLARRCGRKHREELLGLTAEHVFPARFGPLYTEQDRRVLSSGRELTDQLELHLYYGNQPIWCLTHKRALKDAEGNIVGLAGISRDLQLPQSNHPAFHKLAAVDAHIRAHFTRPVSLAELTAIAGLSIAQLERHCKRIFQLTPRQMIHKARLEEASRLLQDLDLPITDIALRCGYTDHSAFSRQFRALTGLSPSQYRDSQR; via the coding sequence ATGCACGCCACGCTCAACCACTTCGCGCCCTGCGACCTGCCGACCCTGCTCAGCAACCTGCAGCCCATCGCGCCGCTGCTCGACACGCTCAACGATGTGGTGTTCTTCATCAAGGACCGCCAGGCGCGCTACGCCTTCGTCAACCAGACCCTGGCCCGGCGCTGCGGGCGCAAGCACCGCGAAGAGCTGCTCGGGCTCACCGCCGAGCACGTATTCCCCGCCCGCTTCGGCCCGCTCTACACCGAGCAGGACCGCCGCGTGCTCAGCAGCGGCCGGGAACTGACCGACCAGCTCGAGCTGCACCTTTACTACGGCAACCAGCCCATCTGGTGCCTGACCCACAAACGTGCGCTCAAAGACGCCGAGGGCAATATTGTCGGGCTCGCCGGTATTTCCCGCGACCTGCAATTGCCCCAGTCCAACCACCCGGCGTTCCACAAGCTTGCCGCGGTCGACGCGCATATCCGCGCCCACTTCACCCGCCCTGTCAGCCTCGCCGAACTGACTGCTATTGCAGGCCTCTCGATAGCGCAACTGGAACGCCACTGCAAACGCATCTTCCAACTCACGCCGCGGCAGATGATCCACAAGGCGCGGCTGGAAGAAGCCTCGCGCCTGCTGCAAGACCTTGACCTGCCCATCACCGACATCGCCCTGCGCTGCGGTTACACCGACCACAGTGCCTTCAGCCGGCAGTTTCGCGCCCTCACCGGGCTTTCACCGAGCCAGTACCGCGACAGCCAGCGCTGA
- a CDS encoding transporter substrate-binding domain-containing protein, producing MKNRTFAVALGAVLSTACIANAQADKLDDIIGSGKLRCAVTLDFPPMGFRDEANKPAGFDVDYCSDLAKVLGVEPEVVETPFPDRIPALVSGRADVIVASTSDTLERAKTVGLTVPYFAFQMVVLTRDNTGINSFDDLKGKALGNTSGTYEAIALEKDVKSWGSGTFRAYQSQNDTLLAVAQGHIDATVVTNTVAAATLKSGKYKNLKVAGNAPYVIDYVSLGAKRNEYGLLRYLDLFVNQQVRTGRYKELFTKWVGTEIAPTDLTVPQVYY from the coding sequence ATGAAAAACCGCACATTTGCCGTAGCCCTCGGCGCTGTTCTCAGTACCGCCTGCATTGCCAACGCCCAGGCCGACAAGCTCGACGACATCATCGGCTCCGGCAAGCTGCGCTGCGCCGTGACCCTGGACTTCCCGCCCATGGGCTTTCGCGATGAAGCCAACAAACCCGCCGGCTTCGACGTGGACTACTGCAGCGACCTGGCGAAGGTGCTGGGGGTCGAGCCAGAAGTGGTCGAAACACCCTTCCCCGACCGCATCCCGGCCCTGGTCTCCGGCCGCGCCGACGTGATCGTGGCATCCACCTCCGACACCCTTGAGCGGGCCAAGACCGTCGGCCTTACCGTGCCCTACTTCGCCTTCCAGATGGTGGTACTGACCCGCGACAACACCGGCATCAACAGCTTCGACGACCTCAAGGGCAAAGCACTGGGCAACACCAGCGGCACCTATGAAGCCATCGCCCTGGAAAAAGACGTGAAGAGCTGGGGCAGCGGCACCTTCCGCGCCTACCAGTCGCAGAACGACACCCTGCTGGCGGTCGCCCAGGGGCACATCGACGCCACCGTGGTCACCAACACCGTCGCCGCGGCCACCCTCAAGTCCGGCAAGTACAAGAACCTCAAGGTCGCCGGCAACGCCCCCTACGTGATCGATTACGTGTCGCTGGGCGCCAAGCGCAATGAATACGGCCTGCTGCGCTACCTGGACCTGTTCGTCAACCAGCAGGTACGCACCGGGCGCTACAAGGAGCTGTTCACCAAGTGGGTGGGCACTGAAATCGCCCCGACCGACCTGACCGTGCCACAGGTCTACTACTGA
- a CDS encoding aconitase X, with protein sequence MTSTPIPLTGRSLVEGAAQGPLLFADTGLSFWGGVDPASGEVIDHHHPLSGQCIAGRVLAIPSGRGSCTGSSVMMELISNGHAPAALVLAEADEILTLGVLVAQTLFQRSLPVLCIGKEAFANLRGAGWARVEGERLSLYARAPTDHWQAAPFNQGARPFSTGLKLQAQDQALLDGSHGKAAQMAMQIVLRMAELQGAEQLLDVTQAHIDGCIYTGPASLGFAERLLRWGAKVRVPTTLNAISVDQRRWRELGIDPALGEPASALGDAYMAMGAQMSFTCAPYLLDSAPTQGEQIVWAESNAVVFANSVLGARTLKYPDYLDICIALTGRAPRIGCHLDSQRKAQLLVQVPALQPLDDSFYPLLGYHIGALAGSRIPLVYGLEQAQPSLDDLKAFGAAFATTSAAPLFHIAGVTPEALDPAQVLEPGASLTSEHIELHNLLHSWRALNSAHEPQVDVVSLGNPHFSFSEFAALAQLCQGRRKHPEVVVAITCGRAVLEQARAAGLIAGLERFGVTLVTDTCWCMLGEPVIPPAARTLMTNSGKYAHYGPGLAGRPVHFASLAECVESACSGQASGHLPAWLQPAGCTEGRAHV encoded by the coding sequence ATGACCAGCACACCCATCCCCCTGACCGGGCGCAGCCTGGTCGAGGGCGCGGCCCAGGGCCCCTTGCTGTTCGCCGATACCGGGCTGAGCTTCTGGGGTGGGGTTGACCCCGCCAGCGGCGAAGTCATCGACCATCATCATCCACTGAGCGGCCAGTGCATCGCCGGGCGCGTACTGGCGATTCCCAGCGGGCGCGGCTCGTGCACCGGCAGCAGCGTGATGATGGAACTGATCAGCAACGGCCACGCCCCGGCGGCGCTGGTGCTGGCCGAAGCCGACGAGATCCTCACCCTCGGCGTGCTGGTCGCGCAGACGTTGTTCCAACGCTCCCTGCCGGTGCTGTGCATCGGCAAGGAGGCCTTCGCCAACTTGCGTGGTGCAGGCTGGGCGCGGGTCGAAGGCGAGCGCCTGAGCCTGTATGCCCGGGCACCCACCGATCACTGGCAGGCCGCGCCTTTTAACCAGGGCGCCCGGCCGTTTAGCACGGGTCTGAAGCTGCAAGCACAGGACCAGGCGCTGCTCGACGGCAGCCACGGCAAGGCTGCGCAGATGGCCATGCAGATCGTCCTGCGCATGGCCGAGCTGCAAGGCGCCGAGCAGTTGCTGGACGTGACCCAGGCGCATATCGACGGCTGCATCTACACCGGCCCCGCCAGCCTCGGTTTCGCCGAACGACTGCTGCGCTGGGGCGCGAAGGTGCGGGTGCCGACCACGCTCAATGCCATCTCGGTCGACCAGCGCCGCTGGCGCGAGCTGGGCATCGACCCGGCACTGGGCGAACCGGCCAGCGCCCTGGGCGATGCCTATATGGCCATGGGTGCGCAGATGAGCTTCACCTGCGCGCCTTACCTGCTCGACAGCGCGCCGACCCAGGGCGAACAGATCGTCTGGGCTGAATCCAACGCCGTGGTCTTCGCCAACAGCGTGCTGGGTGCGCGCACCCTCAAGTACCCCGACTACCTCGATATCTGCATCGCCCTGACCGGCCGCGCGCCACGCATCGGCTGTCACCTGGACAGCCAGCGCAAGGCGCAGTTGCTGGTGCAGGTGCCGGCGCTGCAGCCGCTGGACGACAGCTTCTACCCCCTGCTCGGCTATCACATCGGCGCCCTGGCCGGCTCGCGGATCCCCCTGGTATACGGGCTGGAACAGGCGCAGCCGAGCCTGGACGACCTCAAGGCCTTCGGCGCCGCCTTTGCCACCACCTCGGCCGCGCCGCTGTTTCATATCGCCGGGGTCACTCCCGAAGCCCTGGACCCGGCGCAGGTCCTCGAACCCGGCGCCAGCCTGACCAGCGAGCATATTGAACTGCACAACTTGCTGCACAGCTGGCGCGCGCTCAACAGTGCCCACGAGCCTCAGGTGGATGTGGTGTCGCTGGGCAACCCGCACTTTTCCTTCAGCGAATTCGCGGCGCTCGCACAGCTGTGCCAGGGTCGGCGCAAGCACCCCGAGGTGGTCGTGGCCATCACCTGCGGTCGCGCGGTGCTCGAACAAGCCCGCGCCGCCGGGTTGATCGCCGGGCTTGAACGCTTCGGCGTCACCCTGGTGACCGACACCTGCTGGTGCATGCTCGGTGAGCCGGTGATCCCGCCAGCGGCGCGCACGCTGATGACCAATTCCGGCAAATATGCCCACTACGGACCGGGCCTGGCCGGTCGCCCGGTGCATTTCGCCAGCCTCGCCGAATGCGTCGAGTCGGCCTGCAGCGGCCAGGCCAGTGGCCACTTGCCGGCCTGGCTGCAACCTGCCGGGTGCACGGAGGGCCGCGCGCATGTTTGA
- a CDS encoding amino acid ABC transporter permease — MFDFDYTFQWRSALRALPDMLAGAWVTFETAALSMIFGVLIALALTVMREGKQPLLRGVANGWVSIARNTPSLFQIYILYFGLGSLGLHVSSWIALLAGITFNNAGYLAENFRGGLKAVPTTQMRAARSLGMSAFQTYRMIVIPQLLRVVFYPLTNQMVWAVLMTSLGVIVGLNNDLTGVTQDYNVKTFRTFEYFALAAALYYVIAKAIVALARLMAWRLFRY, encoded by the coding sequence ATGTTTGACTTTGACTACACCTTCCAGTGGCGCTCGGCCCTGCGCGCGCTGCCCGACATGCTGGCCGGTGCCTGGGTGACCTTCGAGACCGCCGCACTGTCGATGATCTTCGGGGTGCTGATCGCCCTGGCCCTGACCGTGATGCGCGAAGGCAAGCAGCCGCTGCTGCGCGGCGTTGCCAATGGCTGGGTGTCGATTGCGCGCAACACGCCGTCGCTGTTCCAGATCTACATCCTGTACTTCGGCCTGGGCTCGCTGGGGCTGCACGTCAGTTCCTGGATCGCCCTGCTGGCCGGGATCACCTTCAACAACGCCGGGTACCTGGCGGAGAACTTTCGCGGCGGCCTCAAGGCCGTGCCGACCACGCAAATGCGGGCGGCGCGCTCGCTGGGCATGAGCGCCTTTCAGACCTACCGGATGATCGTCATCCCGCAACTGTTGCGGGTGGTGTTCTACCCCTTGACCAACCAGATGGTCTGGGCAGTGCTGATGACGTCGCTGGGGGTGATCGTGGGCCTGAACAACGACCTGACCGGCGTGACCCAGGACTACAACGTCAAGACCTTCCGCACCTTCGAATACTTCGCCCTGGCGGCGGCGCTGTACTACGTGATTGCCAAGGCAATCGTCGCGCTGGCCCGGCTGATGGCCTGGCGGCTGTTCCGTTACTGA